One Epinephelus lanceolatus isolate andai-2023 chromosome 17, ASM4190304v1, whole genome shotgun sequence genomic window carries:
- the LOC117248210 gene encoding protein phosphatase 1 regulatory subunit 1A-like isoform X2 — translation MEPSSPKKIQFAVPPLQGQLDPQAAEHIRRRRPTPATLQIYRQPGTDGGDQHNASGEAQASDSSQRKQSTYAPPTMKELQLGVEQHLLGAGLCDTDDQLSPITAQLYATASLWANHNGPEEANGNEASLLLANQERGVAESNSSGDLSCDHKKDASSPDSVSR, via the exons ATGGAGCCCAGCAGTCCGAAGAAGATCCAGTTTGCCGTACCCCCGCTGCAGGGACAGCTGGACCCGCAGGCCGCCgaacat ATCCGCCGCAGAAGACCAACTCCTGCCACTCTGCAGATCTACAGACAACCTGGCACAG ATGGTGGAGATCAACACAACGCCAGCGGAGAGGCGCAG GCTTCAGATTCCTCTCAGAGGAAGCAGAGCACCTACGCCCCGCCCACCATGAAAG AGCTTCAGCTGGGGGTGGAGCAGCACCTTCTGGGGGCGGGGCTCTGTGACACAGACGACCAGCTGAgtccaatcacagcacagctcTATGCCACCGCCTCCCTGTGGGCCAATCACAATGGGCCAGAGGAAGCCAATGGGAATGAGGCGAGTCTGCTGTTAGCCAATCAGGAGAGAGGAGTGGCAGAGAGCAACAGCTCAGGGG ATTTGTCATGTGACCACAAAAAGGACGCATCCAGTCCCGACTCCGTCTCCCGATAG
- the LOC117248210 gene encoding uncharacterized protein LOC117248210 isoform X1, producing MEPSSPKKIQFAVPPLQGQLDPQAAEHIRRRRPTPATLQIYRQPGTDGGDQHNASGEAQASDSSQRKQSTYAPPTMKELQLGVEQHLLGAGLCDTDDQLSPITAQLYATASLWANHNGPEEANGNEASLLLANQERGVAESNSSGGKDGKTCTLWPTIYCTINLMFLKFTVVLQLQI from the exons ATGGAGCCCAGCAGTCCGAAGAAGATCCAGTTTGCCGTACCCCCGCTGCAGGGACAGCTGGACCCGCAGGCCGCCgaacat ATCCGCCGCAGAAGACCAACTCCTGCCACTCTGCAGATCTACAGACAACCTGGCACAG ATGGTGGAGATCAACACAACGCCAGCGGAGAGGCGCAG GCTTCAGATTCCTCTCAGAGGAAGCAGAGCACCTACGCCCCGCCCACCATGAAAG AGCTTCAGCTGGGGGTGGAGCAGCACCTTCTGGGGGCGGGGCTCTGTGACACAGACGACCAGCTGAgtccaatcacagcacagctcTATGCCACCGCCTCCCTGTGGGCCAATCACAATGGGCCAGAGGAAGCCAATGGGAATGAGGCGAGTCTGCTGTTAGCCAATCAGGAGAGAGGAGTGGCAGAGAGCAACAGCTCAGGGGGTAAAGACGGAAAAACGTGCACGCTGTGGCCGACAATATACTGCACAATAAATCTGATGTTCCTCAAGTTTACAGTGGTGCTGCAACTACAGATCTGA